From Pseudorca crassidens isolate mPseCra1 chromosome 7, mPseCra1.hap1, whole genome shotgun sequence, a single genomic window includes:
- the LOC137227325 gene encoding atherin-like: MAADCEAAARLLARSLPPGLARRSLAGASEPMSSRSSPSRARLPAPRLPPPPPPPGAAAAARSRASASAAPPAAPPGIRDARPAPGPNRSACCQTVSPDLVKIRI, from the exons ATGGCGGCGGATTGCGAGGCGGCGGCGCGGCTGCTagctcgctccctccctcccgggCTCGCTCGTCGCTCGCTCGCTGGAGCCTCGGAGCCTATGTCTAGCCGCTCGTCTCCCTCTCGCGCTcggctccccgccccccgcctgcCACCGCCCCCGCCTCCTCctggcgccgccgccgccgcccgcagCCGCGCCTCGGCCAGCGCAGCGCCCCCTGCCGCGCCTCCCGGGATCCGCgacgcccgccccgcccccgggccC AACCGCAGCGCCTGCTGCCAGACCGTGAGCCCGGATCTTGTTAAAATACGTATTTGA